The uncultured Ilyobacter sp. genome has a segment encoding these proteins:
- a CDS encoding glycosyltransferase family 2 protein: protein MSVWWIAIGFYGVVVAGWWVRHVLLSLARPLGLYVAPASGAARDGCLSVVIPARNESERLAECVRTVLSQGPVVRELIVVDDRSDDDTAAVASAAAEGDQRLRVVRIDALPAGWAGKAHACQRGGELASSPWVLFADADCRFDPGGLAGAVEHAEQHNADLLTLWIAADHRSFWEHMLIPLCGALILYWFPPFRANQASSSLAYANGQFVLGRRERYLAMGGHDCARDTVIEDIPLAQHAKRFGLRLRTALGPEIVAVRMYTNFRETYNGWTRIFIGALQRRWKLLASMVSLAGGSLLPSVGAPLAALHVVRHGWPDDRLTLVFIVLLWLHFVAVYSVSYRAWGLCRCDRRYLWLYPVSVVVVGAILLRSWWWMLTRRPIVWRGTRTGSQA from the coding sequence GTGTCGGTGTGGTGGATCGCAATCGGGTTCTATGGCGTCGTCGTGGCGGGCTGGTGGGTACGGCATGTGCTGCTGTCGCTCGCCCGGCCACTGGGGCTGTACGTCGCACCCGCGTCCGGTGCCGCACGCGACGGCTGTTTGTCGGTCGTCATTCCTGCCCGGAACGAAAGCGAGCGACTGGCCGAGTGCGTGCGAACCGTGCTCTCGCAAGGGCCTGTCGTTCGCGAACTCATCGTTGTGGATGATCGCTCGGATGATGATACCGCGGCGGTCGCCAGCGCCGCCGCCGAAGGAGACCAGCGGCTCCGCGTTGTGCGTATCGACGCCTTGCCCGCCGGATGGGCTGGCAAGGCGCATGCTTGTCAGCGCGGCGGAGAACTTGCCAGTTCGCCGTGGGTACTCTTTGCCGATGCTGACTGCCGTTTTGATCCCGGCGGGCTCGCGGGGGCCGTCGAACACGCGGAACAGCACAACGCCGATTTGCTGACGTTGTGGATTGCCGCCGATCATCGCTCGTTCTGGGAGCACATGCTCATCCCGCTGTGCGGCGCGTTGATTCTCTACTGGTTTCCGCCGTTTCGAGCAAACCAGGCGTCGTCTTCGCTCGCATACGCCAATGGACAATTCGTTCTTGGACGCCGGGAGCGTTACCTGGCGATGGGGGGGCACGACTGCGCCCGCGACACGGTGATTGAAGATATCCCGTTGGCGCAGCACGCGAAGCGTTTTGGCCTGCGGTTGCGAACAGCACTCGGCCCGGAGATCGTTGCGGTGCGGATGTATACGAACTTCCGCGAGACCTATAACGGCTGGACGCGCATCTTCATCGGCGCCCTGCAACGGCGCTGGAAGTTGCTGGCGAGCATGGTTTCGCTTGCAGGCGGATCGTTGCTGCCGAGCGTCGGCGCGCCGCTCGCGGCACTCCATGTTGTCCGCCATGGCTGGCCGGATGATCGCCTGACGCTGGTGTTCATTGTGTTGCTGTGGCTGCATTTCGTCGCTGTCTATTCGGTCAGCTACCGTGCGTGGGGCTTGTGCCGTTGCGACCGCCGATACTTGTGGCTCTATCCCGTCTCGGTGGTTGTCGTGGGTGCCATCCTGTTGCGGTCGTGGTGGTGGATGCTCACACGCCGGCCGATCGTCTGGCGCGGTACCCGCACAGGTTCGCAGGCGTGA